One Sulfurihydrogenibium subterraneum DSM 15120 DNA segment encodes these proteins:
- the metH gene encoding methionine synthase, with translation MDLRELIKERVLVIDGAMGTMIQSTLIPMSAWDGKVGCNEILNITAPKIIQNIHEKYLQAGADIIKTNTFGALSWVLEEYDIADKAYELAKAGASLVKQLCEKYSTKEKPRFVAGSLGPGTKLPSLGHIDYDTMYEGYKVAAYGLINGGVDVFLVETCQDPLQIKVALHALQDASREKGRDIPIMVSATIELTGTMLIGTDAQTLATIMEPFDILTLGFNCGTGPDQVEQHLRKLSQVWKGYISVHANAGLPENRGGQTYYPMNAEEFAEKESKFLDIDGVAIVGGCCGTTPAHIKALYEKVKGRKPKKPVGKQPKSLASLFMTQPLKQDPPPFLVGERTNATGSKQFRELLLKEDYDGILSIAQEQVKSGSHALDVSVNYAGRDEIKDMKEIIKRFNEKIPIPLMVDSTQPKAVEAGLKHIGGKPIINSANLEDSEEKFDKICQLAKRFGTSLVLLTIDEQGMAKTKERKLEVAERMYERATKVHGLDPEDLVFDLLTFTVGSGDPEYRDAAVQTIEAIRELRKRHPKVGAVLGISNVSFGLDMHARKYLNSVFLHHCVEAGLTMAIVNPKHLIPFHKISEEDRKICENLLFNVWENGKDPLFEFINYFSKKKETTSNEESKDFENLPIEEKIKKLLIDGEKEKLIKAVEEARHKIPPEKIINEILIDAMKTVGDLFGEGKMQLPFVLQSAESMKAAVDYLNQYLPKTTKKKKTTLVLGTVKGDVHDVGKNLVDIILTNNGFNVVNLGIKVELEQFLKAVEEHKADAIGMSGLLVKSTLEMKNNLEEMQKRGIKISVLLGGAALNKKFVDEYCRPVYDGTIFYCRDAFDGIEAMTRIEKGIFDADLGYKEEEESKVRVEEKVEIPPLKDIKMPPMDIVVPTPPFWGRKVWIHPDSPEYEEIRELAFSWINKGSLFKRAWGYTRGDKSREEYERLKKEEILPNFERLKKLLIEEDLFTPIIIYGYYPCRSDFPIRLKNNDNKESSLLVFSPQEGWKSEEGLNREPLENILDRVYKKIDFPRSSKPSYRSLPDYFHYDRHDLVAFTVVSAGINLSEYERELFKQGKYKDYHLIHGLGVELAEALAEIVHKKIRIELGIAKEEGESLYDVNWQIRNYQGARYSPGYPACPDLSINDIIFDILKPQEYGITLTENHLIVPEQSTDAIVVYHPEATYFSV, from the coding sequence ATGGATTTAAGAGAGTTAATAAAAGAGAGAGTTTTGGTTATAGATGGTGCAATGGGAACTATGATACAGTCTACCCTTATCCCTATGTCTGCTTGGGATGGAAAGGTAGGCTGTAATGAGATTTTAAACATAACTGCACCCAAAATAATACAAAACATCCACGAAAAGTACTTACAAGCAGGAGCTGATATTATAAAAACAAATACGTTTGGGGCATTATCGTGGGTACTTGAGGAGTACGATATTGCTGATAAAGCCTATGAACTTGCAAAAGCAGGAGCTTCATTAGTTAAACAGTTATGTGAAAAGTACTCAACAAAAGAAAAACCAAGATTTGTAGCAGGTTCTTTAGGACCAGGAACAAAGCTTCCTTCGCTTGGTCATATAGATTACGATACTATGTATGAAGGATATAAAGTTGCAGCTTACGGGTTAATAAATGGTGGTGTAGATGTTTTTCTTGTTGAAACCTGTCAAGACCCTCTTCAAATAAAAGTAGCACTTCACGCTCTTCAAGATGCTTCAAGGGAAAAAGGAAGAGATATACCTATTATGGTTTCGGCAACAATAGAACTTACAGGAACTATGCTTATAGGAACAGATGCACAGACGCTGGCAACTATAATGGAACCTTTTGACATTCTCACCCTTGGTTTTAACTGTGGAACAGGTCCAGACCAGGTAGAACAACATTTAAGAAAGTTGTCTCAAGTATGGAAAGGATATATATCAGTACACGCAAACGCTGGACTTCCAGAAAACAGAGGAGGACAGACATACTATCCAATGAATGCTGAAGAGTTTGCGGAAAAAGAAAGTAAGTTCTTAGATATAGATGGAGTTGCTATAGTAGGAGGATGTTGTGGAACAACTCCTGCACATATAAAAGCACTTTATGAAAAGGTAAAAGGTAGAAAGCCAAAGAAACCTGTAGGAAAACAACCTAAATCTCTTGCTTCACTATTTATGACACAACCTTTAAAACAAGACCCACCACCATTTTTAGTAGGAGAAAGGACAAACGCAACAGGCTCTAAACAATTTAGGGAGCTTCTATTAAAAGAAGATTATGATGGAATATTATCAATAGCTCAGGAACAGGTAAAATCAGGTTCCCACGCTCTTGACGTCTCTGTTAACTATGCAGGTAGAGATGAAATAAAAGATATGAAGGAGATTATAAAACGATTTAACGAAAAAATTCCTATACCTTTAATGGTAGACTCTACCCAGCCAAAAGCTGTAGAAGCTGGATTAAAACATATAGGCGGAAAACCAATCATAAACTCAGCTAATTTAGAGGACTCAGAAGAGAAGTTTGATAAAATCTGTCAACTTGCAAAGAGATTTGGAACTTCTTTAGTCCTTTTAACCATAGATGAACAAGGAATGGCAAAGACAAAAGAAAGGAAGTTAGAAGTTGCAGAGAGAATGTATGAAAGAGCAACAAAAGTTCACGGGTTAGACCCAGAAGATTTAGTTTTTGACTTACTTACATTTACAGTTGGAAGTGGAGACCCAGAGTACAGAGATGCAGCAGTTCAAACAATAGAAGCTATCAGAGAGTTAAGAAAAAGACATCCAAAAGTTGGAGCTGTTCTTGGGATATCTAACGTTTCTTTTGGTCTTGATATGCATGCCAGAAAGTACTTAAACTCTGTCTTTTTACACCACTGTGTAGAAGCTGGCTTAACTATGGCTATAGTAAACCCAAAACATCTTATTCCATTTCATAAAATATCAGAAGAAGATAGAAAAATCTGTGAGAACCTTCTATTTAATGTTTGGGAAAACGGAAAAGACCCACTTTTTGAATTTATCAACTACTTTTCTAAAAAGAAAGAAACAACATCAAATGAAGAAAGTAAAGACTTTGAAAATCTTCCTATAGAAGAAAAAATAAAAAAACTCTTGATAGATGGAGAGAAAGAAAAACTTATAAAAGCTGTAGAAGAAGCAAGACATAAGATTCCACCAGAAAAGATTATTAATGAAATACTTATAGATGCGATGAAGACTGTAGGAGACCTTTTTGGAGAAGGAAAAATGCAGCTTCCTTTTGTCCTACAGTCGGCAGAAAGCATGAAAGCAGCGGTTGATTACCTAAATCAATATTTACCAAAAACAACCAAAAAGAAAAAAACCACCCTTGTACTTGGTACAGTAAAAGGAGACGTTCATGATGTAGGAAAAAATCTTGTTGATATAATACTAACAAATAATGGTTTTAATGTGGTAAATCTTGGAATAAAAGTAGAACTTGAACAGTTTTTAAAAGCAGTTGAAGAGCATAAAGCCGATGCCATAGGAATGAGTGGATTACTTGTAAAATCAACCCTTGAGATGAAAAACAACCTTGAAGAGATGCAGAAAAGAGGAATAAAAATCTCTGTTTTACTTGGAGGAGCTGCTTTAAACAAAAAATTTGTAGATGAATACTGTAGACCCGTTTACGATGGTACTATCTTTTACTGTAGAGATGCCTTTGATGGAATAGAGGCAATGACCAGAATAGAAAAAGGTATTTTTGATGCAGACTTAGGTTATAAAGAAGAGGAAGAGTCTAAGGTAAGAGTTGAAGAAAAAGTAGAGATACCTCCTTTAAAAGATATAAAAATGCCCCCTATGGACATTGTTGTACCAACGCCTCCTTTTTGGGGTAGAAAAGTATGGATACATCCAGACAGTCCAGAATACGAGGAAATAAGGGAACTTGCTTTTAGCTGGATAAATAAAGGATCTCTCTTTAAAAGAGCTTGGGGATACACCAGAGGAGACAAATCAAGAGAAGAGTATGAAAGATTAAAAAAAGAAGAGATACTACCTAATTTTGAAAGATTGAAAAAATTATTGATAGAAGAAGATTTATTTACACCAATAATAATATACGGATATTATCCTTGCAGGTCTGACTTTCCTATAAGGTTAAAAAATAACGATAATAAAGAATCATCTTTACTTGTATTCTCTCCTCAAGAAGGTTGGAAGAGTGAAGAAGGTTTAAACAGAGAACCTTTAGAAAATATTTTAGATAGAGTTTACAAAAAAATAGATTTTCCAAGGTCTTCAAAACCTTCTTACAGGTCTTTACCTGATTACTTTCACTATGATAGACACGACTTAGTCGCGTTTACGGTGGTTTCTGCTGGAATAAATCTATCAGAATACGAAAGGGAGCTATTTAAACAAGGTAAATATAAAGATTACCATCTTATACACGGTCTTGGAGTTGAACTGGCTGAGGCTCTTGCTGAGATAGTACATAAAAAAATCAGAATTGAACTTGGTATTGCAAAAGAGGAAGGAGAATCTTTATACGATGTTAACTGGCAAATAAGAAACTATCAAGGTGCAAGGTATTCTCCTGGTTATCCTGCTTGTCCTGACTTGTCTATCAACGATATAATCTTTGATATACTAAAACCGCAGGAGTACGGAATAACCCTTACAGAAAACCACCTCATAGTTCCAGAGCAGTCTACAGATGCTATAGTTGTTTACCATCCTGAAGCAACATACTTTAGCGTTTAA
- a CDS encoding secondary thiamine-phosphate synthase enzyme YjbQ, with product MKTYTKYLTFNTKYRRELIKITKDVEQAVKESTVQEGLCLVSAMHLTASVIIQDDEEGLHEDIWKWLDTLAPFKPDYNHHKTGEDNADAHLKNLLTHLQVVLPITNGRLDLGPLQEIFYAEYDGQRPKRVIIKIIGA from the coding sequence TTGAAAACTTATACAAAGTATTTAACTTTCAATACAAAATATAGAAGGGAGTTGATAAAAATAACTAAAGATGTTGAGCAGGCTGTAAAGGAATCTACAGTGCAAGAAGGTTTATGCTTAGTTTCTGCCATGCATCTTACTGCATCTGTAATTATTCAAGATGATGAAGAAGGATTACACGAAGATATATGGAAATGGCTTGATACTCTTGCACCTTTTAAACCAGATTACAACCATCATAAAACTGGCGAAGATAACGCAGATGCACACTTAAAAAATCTTCTTACACATCTTCAAGTAGTTTTACCTATAACAAATGGAAGACTTGACCTTGGACCTTTGCAGGAAATATTTTATGCAGAGTATGATGGACAAAGACCTAAAAGAGTAATAATAAAAATTATAGGAGCATAA
- a CDS encoding OmpA family protein: MRKGILITGLLTCLTFPSFADTDFNLEEVEKKLEILKEKHALECSPTEVGMLESYIESLKDEKKIENGKVETYTVQSKIKKCDNPLENRYVEHCLEEYKVKKNAQDSRFIKIEGVSTVNYPVKIKYLLSVIEKNINSDKDGDGIPCYKEIELGLNPNTPDKLQNEVKVVKEPQETKSTEVITETKTKEKLKQTQAIEEPVRVHFHFNKASIKKEYLPYLNLVAKYLKTHPDVKVKIVGYTDNIGSKSYNDKLALKRAQAVKKHLVKMGVEPTRIVIEGIGKDKYIVSNKNEIDRFTNRRTEFYVINLAE; this comes from the coding sequence ATGAGAAAAGGAATTTTAATTACTGGATTATTAACTTGCTTAACCTTTCCTTCCTTTGCTGATACTGATTTTAACCTTGAAGAAGTAGAAAAAAAGTTAGAAATCTTAAAAGAAAAACATGCCCTTGAATGCTCTCCTACTGAAGTTGGTATGCTTGAAAGTTATATTGAGAGTTTAAAAGATGAAAAAAAGATAGAAAATGGAAAAGTAGAGACGTATACTGTCCAATCAAAGATAAAAAAATGTGATAATCCATTAGAAAATAGATATGTTGAACACTGTTTAGAAGAATATAAAGTGAAAAAAAACGCTCAAGATTCAAGATTTATAAAAATAGAAGGAGTTAGCACTGTAAATTATCCAGTTAAGATAAAATATTTATTGTCTGTTATTGAAAAAAACATAAACAGTGATAAAGATGGTGATGGTATTCCTTGTTATAAAGAGATAGAGCTTGGTTTAAATCCAAATACACCTGATAAATTACAAAATGAAGTCAAAGTAGTAAAAGAACCACAAGAGACAAAATCAACAGAAGTCATTACAGAAACTAAAACTAAAGAAAAATTAAAGCAAACTCAAGCTATAGAAGAACCTGTAAGAGTTCACTTTCATTTTAACAAAGCTTCAATTAAAAAAGAGTACCTTCCTTACTTAAATTTAGTAGCTAAATATTTAAAAACACATCCTGATGTTAAAGTTAAAATTGTAGGGTACACAGATAACATAGGGTCTAAATCTTATAACGATAAATTAGCTTTAAAAAGAGCTCAAGCTGTTAAAAAACATTTAGTTAAGATGGGTGTAGAGCCAACCAGAATAGTTATAGAAGGTATTGGAAAAGATAAATACATAGTGTCTAACAAAAACGAAATAGATAGATTTACAAATAGAAGGACAGAATTTTACGTTATAAACTTAGCGGAGTGA